The sequence below is a genomic window from Anopheles cruzii chromosome 3, idAnoCruzAS_RS32_06, whole genome shotgun sequence.
CACCGCGCGGACACTTCTTGTGCGTCTAAAACTAAGGGCCGGTGTTAGAACGCCCGCCCATACAATCTGTGCCTTGACCGCGCCGTTCTGGCATGTAACGGTTGTTTCAGCCCGCACTGGGAGGATAATTGGCACCCCTCTTGGCGTTGGATTTGAGGGTCACTCAAGTAGAACAAAATATTCGAAaaaaatcgtagaaaaaagagagagtgaTCTGCGATGTGTTAGAAAGATAATTTGTGCCTCCGACACTTGTCAATCGTGCTCGGTGGCCAATCATTAATGACGGGCCAATCAAGTGCGAGAATGCAGCAGAAAGTTCAATCGAGTGCCATTCGCCAACCTGCCGTCCAACTTCGATAGGCCTCGAACTCCACGGAGACTTAGCGATTAAAGAAAGAACTGTTCATTACGAAGCAGTTCCGTATTGTTTCGAGCTGCTCGGGCAAAATCTATTTGCATAAACGAGCCGTGTTTGTGAGCCTCTGTTTGAACGGATCGAATATTTACCTTGCCCAAATCAACACGTGGCCGCGAATGTGGCCAACGAACTTTGGTCAGCCATAAAACTGGGGTCCATCCGGTATCGGTCGCTTTTTGAATTTCCATGCGAAAGAGCAAGAAGAGTATTTAAATGCCGGATTTCAGCGGACTGGAGTGAACTGGTTTCTCAAAAGAATTTCTTGTTTTGGGTCATAGCAGACAAGCATCCTTTCTAAGAACGGAACACGATAGGGTTAGAACGTGCGACACACACTAGTGACTCACTGTGTGCCGATGGCGACGAACCTGTTTGTTTTGGAGACGAACCATCGAACGCTAGAAACCGAAAGTTGGGTCACATGATCGAAATGGAGCGGTGGAGTGGAGAGCGGTGGCTTACTATAAACCGGTACTCCTACATTCGCAGTTCGGCCGGAATGCCAAGGTACGCCGGTACTTTCAACATCCCTGACCACTTCCTTGTGACGGCGCGTTTCCtacagcccagcccagcattTGCTTGTTAGGCTCTGTGCAATAaacgtttgttttgaaacgaaaatatttgACTTTTATAGATCGGTTCGTCGCCGGTGTTTTTGAGgcgccgaccgatcgatcgatcaatcgtcCGCTTTATTGGTGCGGGGTGCCGCGGATGAGCCTCGTTGGTCGTGGCATTCGTCCACACCAGCCGAAAACCCCTCTACGGCAGGTATCCGAGGGACGGCGAGCAAAAGGTAATCAGCACTGACGGGCTTTTGGGGGATACCTTTCCAAACTGGCATCGCGGTCGGACACTGCAACCGGTTTTTGACCACTCGgcgccaccgtccgtccgagtGGCTCCCCGGTTGCCGATCGCGATCCTGAGGCCAGGCGGCTGTGGGCCGCGTATCAGCGAGGCAGCGAGGCTGATAAAGCGAAGGCGACCGAACGTGATGATAGCCGCTCGGGTAACGGGGGCCGATTGGCCTTGAAAATGGATTCGGCGTGGCGTTTTCGGTGGAGCCTCCTATTTTGAgccagaaaaaggaaacctgATACCCTCCGGTCTCCGGGCTGACCCTGAACATGCAGCTCTAGTGTCGCAGGATGATCTTGAATCGAGGTGACCCAATGAGCCAACTCGAGAGAGTTTAAGTGTCACTCCCTTTTTTTCCAACGTAAAAATGGTTTCccaaacacaacaaccaccacTTCAGCGGGCGGCTCGTTGGCTAAGGACTACGAGAATCGATAACCAGTTTCTATCAACTGATGTCTGCCATCAGCGCGAACCGGCACGACCTCCAGAATTCCGCCAATCGCGCCGGGGATTAATGGACGAGCGGATGGTTTGGGTCACCGGGCGAGCGACACCGAAAATTACGGTGCCCGAAACAGATGACTGTCATTACGGCTCACGGGCAAAGCAGCTGCTTTCAAGGCGACCAACCGATTCGGTGGCATTCGCTGGAATGTCAACTAATAAAGCGATGGTGGCCGTATTGAGAGGCTGTGTGGGCGCTCATCGCTTTCGATCggtacaaaaataaaacaacccgTCCCCGGTGCTCCGAGTACATGCGCCCGAATCTGTCGACGAACCTGGCGCTGGCGCAATCGCCTCAATAGCAGATTTACGAGCGAAGCGATATTCAATCCACGAGCCACCTCGCGCCTCCACCAAACTGTGGGCCCATCTTTCGAGGGTTTCCCAACCAAAAAAGACCCTTTCGttaaacacgcacgcacacagtgGTACAGTTGCACACCGTCACGCACGGAGTCAGAGTTCCAAGAATCGatccggccggtccggggtTCGCAAAAACTTCATCACACCCGGTTTGCCTTGGAAGGTGCACCGTGCACGGTCGGGCCGCACTCTGGCGGGTGTTGGTGGTTTCGGGTGCAATCACCACCATCCGAcacccgaccgacgacgacgacgaccgcaaCGAAAGATTCCTAACACCTAACTTCACCTCTGGTGGACCTGGCACCGAATTTCACAAAACGCACAACGCGCTAAAAATGGCAATCGGGTCAAAGCGATCTGCTCAGCGGTCGCTCTGTGATATCTGAGGCGGAGCGGCGAAGTAGAGGGTAGACAAAACGGCAACCGAACATTCACTCCTaccttgtgtgtgttgtggccgaTGCTGAGGCGTGAGGAATGAGTTTTCTTGGTTTTGCGCAACTCGCGAAATCGACAGCGGTGCAACGGCAGCAAAGCAGATGAAAGCGATTCGCAGCACGATCGAGAGCGTCGAAGCAACTGAACGGCCTCACCAGCACTCACTCACCAGGATAGAACACTTCTCTGCCTCGCAGCTGCACCTGATCACTCGCGAAACGCTTCGACAGCACGCGCGGTGTCCACGGTGCGATTACAACTGCTTCGAACTGCTTCGTCGATCGTGTGCAATCGGAACACACTAATCACACCCGACTAAGACGGCAATCGGCCACTAAGCATGGGGGGGGTTGGGCggagacacagagagagagagacagagagagagagcggtgcTTGACGACCTGCGCCTCTGTCTCAAACGAACCACTGATCGTTGGCACAACGTTCGGATTTCCTCAGCTCCGGCCGGATCAGCAGCATCTGCATCGGTACACCCTAGCGGTACACGTACCGAAACGAAAGGGATGGAAACGGTTGGCGCCAAGACGTTCGGACGCGCAGCTTGGTTCGCACAaccctcgacgacgacgacggaacccTCGACTCGACTTTGTGTCCGAACCGCTCGGTGAGCTTTTTGCAAATGAAGCCTCAAAACGAAATGGTGAGAATTTCAAAAATCGACTGGATGTGTGGTAATCTTGGCGCGTATGTTTATATACGCCCGGCAAGGGCAGCCAGCGTGAGAGCGAGACACCGGGCGAGAGCCGCTGATAATCTGCGGCGATCGTCGGCATCGGCTCGACGCAAACCGCAAACGTACCGGTTGAgtgacagagcgagagagagatagagtgtgtgtgagggatGCGGTGGATGCCGTTGCCGGTAGCAACGTGTAGCGGTGACAACCGCACAGCCACATGCCGTCTGACCTACCTGCCTTCCCCCGTTTGGTGGGGCGTTCATCGCTTACGGtggcgttgaagtctttcgttcgctAGCTACCGTTTGGCGCGCGGCAGCATAGCGCACACACGCGTACGGGCACCAGGTGTTGGACGTCCGGTAGGCCGAATGCAGAAGCTCTGCCGCGAGCGCGAGGGGAGCGGGCGGACGGGAGGGGAAAGAATCACGATCTTGAACCGCGCGCAGCACCGGAGCGGTTAGAACCCTTTGCGAGCCGCTTGAATTCATTAATTTGCTGCCTACGTGGGTCATGGGAGGCTAAATTAATTCACTGACTCCGAACGTTAATCGAGCCTCGGAGTCTTGTTCTAAGCCGTAATGATGCAATTGTGATGCTTGCCGCGGCGTGCCCGTGGATACCATCGGAACGGCGCGGACAAGGTAAGGCAACATGCTGCCCGTGGCTTGTGGAGGGCTAATGTGGCCGCGAATGCAACAAACCGGTACGTGCTCGGGTTACAAACGGTGCTGCTAGAAAGTTCTTGGCTAGAAGTTGGGTTCTGCGACGCACTGGGCTTGAAAATTTCCTTTATCGTTGAAAGGTCGCTCGAGCCGGTAGAGGCTTCGCAGTGCTCAGCGAAAATGCCATCGTATCGTTTGATTAGAATTCGATTACAGAGTGAAATAGATATCGTGAAtcacttttcgatcaatatcaaataatttttttttcataaaaaacaGTTAAATCGTCAGCAGCTAAAATCGAGTCGCGCACttggttcttgtttttttaCCAGCAAAGAATATTTATGCGAAATAAGTTTATTTCTTAAAAATGAATTGAGTTAGAGGATTTTTACTAGAACCATTAAAATTGATAGGCAGAAGATGCTTGAAAGCTTACCCGAAAGAAGTAATCACATTCAAATTACACCATTAACCATTACCGCCGGATGACGGCGCGAAAGCGTTCAACCACATCAATCTTGTTTGGCAAACAAGCGTTGCGGGCCGTAACGCAATAACTTCCTCTAAATTAGTTTGCCAACAATCAATTCGGCATCCTCACCCCGGTCCGGTTGTTTGTATTTCATCGCGGGATTGACGTCAAAAATTTGCTCTGCTTACTGTACCCGAGTACGGAATGACTAGCCCTGTACGCGCCGTTTGCTGTTCTTCGTCTAGCACAAACAAAGCTCTTAAGACCTCTCCAGATTTAAACGGTTTTCGTGTTCGGTTCAAGCGGTTCGAGCTGGGTTTGCCAAAAAATATGATGACCTTCACAGGAGCCACGTTCGATGCGAAGGTCGAACCATCATCATAGGTCGATGATGAAAGTCAACGGAACGATGAATCAACTCGCGCCGAGATTAAGCAAATCCGTTAACGGCGCAATAATGTTTCGGACTGTGAAACTCGTTCGTAAAAGATAACCTACCGGACGCGTGCATCGAACGGGAGCGATAAGACGAGCCGGAGCGCGACTGGGACCTGTTTGTGGTCGATGGgcgatgaatatttatgcatCCACTTAAGAGCTGATTGATTCCTACGGACGGTTCGGTTATGAAAACATTGGGTGTTTAGGCATGCAATCTGGGATGCGCTAGATGCACTAAGAGGTATCGAGTGCATCAACTACGATCTGAAGCGTGTGCTTATGTTGAGCATAATTAAATGAACTTCACTGTTGGGCGAGGAACGACGTTAGCATGGAGATTCATTTGATAGTATTAGAaccatgaattaattcatgcggtttcACAATAGATGACAAAATATcacattttttatgaaatatttgtttggcAGCTACTGTAGGTATACAGTGacatttaaaatttttttggtcaaagtgtaaacaacaccaattttaagcatctgaaaatgttgAGTTTTCAGTTTcctggtaaagtgtttttgcggggagtacttcttcattacttcactATGTACAAAACTGCTCCCGAAAGTCAACGTAttttaatgaatgtttgtGGTGCTCTTGCTGAGAGAACGTGTCAGAACGTGTCAGATGTGTCTAAGATCAGGGGCGACCTGGATAGCCAAAACAGTTTTTTGATGAAGAATTGATAGCATTGCTCGATTAGGATGCATGTCAGAGGCTAAAAGAGTTTGCAGAAATGTTAAAAGTATATCCCACGACAGTTTCCAAACGCCTGAGTTCCATGTGGATGATTAgataaatgaaatatgaaagGCGTGATGTACTGTGATCTTTGAAAACCTAATGAAGCTCGACATctcaaaaccaacaaaacgtATTTCGAAAAGGTAGTCAGTATTCGCCAGATGCTGCTTCTTTGGACTATTACTTGTTTCGTTggatctctgattggatcACTTCTAAAGATGTGGAGTTccatcgacacggaatcgtggaattacctgaaagaaggaagaaagtaGTAGTTAACGATGGGCAATTCTTTCATTAAAGTTGTTATAccttgttttgttgttgtagttaggccataattgtcgaataaaaaatGCATGAATGAATTCAAAGGCTCAATAATagaattcgatcgatcgatcgatccaatTCGATCTAACCTTTTGGGCGATCTCCATCGATTCATGTTGCCTTGATACATTTTTCTAGTTTGTATTGAATGACCGTAACCTTCAAGAGCGCCTTAAACAAGTCCAACATGCAGCTACAGTAACCAACCGATCCACGTTGTTTACCAAGTGATGTGGAAATTCCGGGGTCACTTACAATGCTAATCGTATTAGCCTTTGGGCCACATTAGGGTCAATTCAATTACTCCAATGCGATTACCGTCCATTGTGTTGTAATACCCTCCAAGATGGTTACCCCCTGAGGGTAACGGTCGCCATTAATACCCTCAATTAATACATGCCTGATGATGAGAAATGTTGACCCATGACCGCCTGATCCATGAACGGGGGTCAAAGAAGGAACGGTTTCGATAGGTCTTTATTGTTGAACATAGTTTAGCGGTACAATAAATAGCAACACACAAAGCAAAGCGGCTCGGGCGTACGATCCTAATCCTACGGGAAGACCGATGATGGACTAGCCATTCGCCGTCAGTCAAGCCACTGCTCGACGGGGATACGATCGAACAGTTGCTGGAGAAAGGCGTGCAAATGCTCGGTCAATTTGCTGCGTAGCTGCGGCTTCATCTCCTTCAGCAACTCCTGGGCGTTCGTGTTGATGAACAAATTCATGGCGGCATctgggggagagagagaagcgggACAAAAGACATCAGCGATGGCGAAAGCGACGAACGCTGGCACAACACTACTCACGGATGATGGCGTTCTGATTCTTGACGTTTTCCACGCCCATCCTAATGTCCTTCACGCTGAAGTCCATCTTGGTCTGCTCGACCGTTAGATAGGTCCGCCCGTCGTCCCCGGTGTACGGTGTCGCTTTGAAGTAGGTCTTGGCCTTCACGCCCTCTGTCACCCCCAGACGAAAAGGAGAAACACGTCAACCGTCAGCCCTGTTCTCTGCCGCGTCTCTGCCGTGTCTTCCTTTCACTTACCGTAGTCTCCCCAGTATTCACCGGCCCCGGaagcctgcagcagcagcagcaccccggACGATTGGTACCGTGCGGTCGCCTTAATTTTCGGGATCTCAATCGTCATCTGAAATTGCATGCCGTCAATGTCCGAGCGCACGTTCACGATTGACAGGTTGCTGACGCCGTACGCCTCGATGTTGCGGAAAGCGGCTCGGTAGCCATCGGGGCCCGATCCCAGCGAGATGCTGATCtcatcgacgacgaccggcTCCACCTAAACGAGGGGCCACATAATCGAATATTAAGAAAGCGGTTCAATCGGAGTGACGAGCTGCGTGACGTCGAGGTGACGGGGGGCTGACTCCGTGACCTACTGACCGACAGCCGAAACCCTTCCTTCCTGCCCGGCAAGGGCAACGTCTCC
It includes:
- the LOC128270004 gene encoding protein takeout; protein product: MRSLTLKLVALAAAAAVVCLQGVLSEDVPYYMHRCERDAPDVNECLRYAANKLTSYIHRGIPEIGIVEVEPVVVDEISISLGSGPDGYRAAFRNIEAYGVSNLSIVNVRSDIDGMQFQMTIEIPKIKATARYQSSGVLLLLQASGAGEYWGDYEGVKAKTYFKATPYTGDDGRTYLTVEQTKMDFSVKDIRMGVENVKNQNAIIHAAMNLFINTNAQELLKEMKPQLRSKLTEHLHAFLQQLFDRIPVEQWLD